A single Acidobacteriota bacterium DNA region contains:
- a CDS encoding cytochrome c: MPVTHAADESERTGLGHEATAEELGAAGYTVFPDGKGLPEGRGTVSEGKAVYQQFCAACHGRNAEGDEAAALVGGRDSLTSERPRRTVESYWPYATSLWDYIRRSMPYESPGSLSDDEIYAVVAHLLHLGGIVGADAVLDQETLPGVEMPNRDGFVPDDRPDTN; the protein is encoded by the coding sequence GTGCCAGTTACCCACGCTGCCGACGAATCGGAGCGCACGGGTCTCGGCCACGAAGCCACCGCCGAAGAACTAGGTGCCGCCGGCTACACCGTCTTCCCCGACGGCAAGGGTCTGCCCGAAGGCCGCGGCACTGTCAGCGAGGGCAAGGCCGTCTACCAGCAGTTCTGCGCCGCCTGTCACGGCCGGAACGCCGAAGGCGACGAGGCCGCGGCGCTCGTCGGCGGCCGCGACAGCCTGACCTCAGAGCGGCCGCGGCGCACGGTCGAGAGCTACTGGCCGTACGCCACGAGCCTCTGGGACTACATTCGCCGCTCCATGCCCTATGAGTCGCCGGGCTCGCTCAGCGACGACGAGATCTACGCCGTCGTCGCCCACCTGCTGCACCTGGGAGGCATCGTCGGCGCGGACGCGGTACTGGACCAGGAGACCCTGCCCGGGGTCGAGATGCCGAACCGCGACGGCTTCGTGCCGGACGATCGGCCGGATACCAACTAG